Below is a genomic region from Pectobacterium polaris.
TGATTCCCTGGACGCTATTGGCGGGGGCGCTGGTCGGCTGGCTGGGCACGTTGATTCTGGTGAAGGTGCTCAAGCGCATTATGCTGGGATTCGAGCCGTTTGAGATCTCGAACCTGTTTGAACAGCGTAACGCGATGCTCAAACACATCAAAGAAGGCGTTATCGCGGTCGATCAGCATGGTCGGATTACGGTCATCAATGATGAGGCGCGACGGCTTTTCCGGCAGAATAAGCCACAGGGCAGTGAAACGCCGGCTTCGAAGCCAACTGAACGCGTCAGCGACCAGTGGCTTGAACATCTGCACCTGAAGCAGGTACTGGAGAGTGGTACGCCGCGGCGCGATGAAGAGATTAGCTTTAACGGCCACCTGCTGCTGACTAACACCGTTCCGGTTTTTGTGAAGGGCGACATTATCGGCGCGATTGCGACATTCCGTGATAAAACGGAGATCAGTCAGTTGCTGCAACGGTTGAGTGGGATGTCCTACTATGCGGATGCGCTGCGTGCGCAGTCGCACGAGTTTATGAACAAGCTGCACGTTATCCTGGGGATGCTGCACTTAAAATATTACTCGCAGCTGGAAGATTATATCCTGAAGACCGCCAATAATTATCAGGCGGAAATCGGTTCGATTATTCGTAAAGTGAAATCGCCAGTGATTGCCGGCTTCCTGTTGGGTAAAATCAATCGCGCACGCGATCTCGGCATTACGCTCTCCATCAGCGAAGAGAGTCTGCTGCCGGATACCGATGACGTCGATGCGACGAATGAATTGATTACCGTATTGGGTAATCTGATTGAGAATGCGATGGACGCGATTGATAGGCAGGAAAACTGCGAAATCAGCGTGAGCTTCCACCATCAGAATGGCCGCCTTCACTGTACCGTGGGGGATGACGGCCCCGGCATTTCGCCGGAGAGTCAGGCGCGCATTTATGAACAGGGATTCTCTACCAAAGGCAGCGGGCGCGGTATCGGCCTGTACCTGACCAAGCAGAGTCTGGAGAAGATTGGCGGCACTATCGAGTTTGAATCAGAACCTGAGGTGTACACCCAGTTTTTCGTTACTATTCCTTATCAAGCAAGGCTGTTTGACCATGATTAATGTACTGATTGTTGATGACGATGCCATGGTTGCAGAGCTTAACAAATCTTATCTGAACCAGGTTTCTGGATTTAGCTGCTATGCGACCGTCCCCACATTGCAGCAGGCGCGAAACCTGCTTATGCAACCTGACTCGGAAATCGATTTGGTATTGCTGGATATTTATATGCAGCAGGATAATGGACTGGATCTGCTGCCGACTATCCGTGAATTCAGTGAAAAGACGGACGTCATCATCATCTCGTCTGCCAGCGATGTGTACACCATCAAGAAAGCGCTGCACTACGGTGTGGTGGACTATCTGATTAAGCCTTTCCAGTTCTCGCGTTTCGAACAGGCGCTGACCGCCTATCGCGAAGAGGCGAACTTGTTCAAGCACCGCGATTTTGTTGGGCAGTCGGATATTGATAACCTGATTCGTCGTACCAGCAGTAGCACGGTTAGCGAACGTAAGAAATTGCCGAAAGGGCTGACCAGCCTGACGCTGCGTACCGTCTGCGAGTGGATTGAAGGCAATCAGGGCATTGAGTTCTCTACCGAAATGCTGGCGAACGCGATTGGTATCTCCCGCGTCTCCTGCCGTAAGTACCTGATCTACCTGTCTGATACTGGCATCCTGACCACCAATATCCTGTACGGCTCAACCGGTCGACCGGTTTATCTATACCGTCTGCTGCCAGAAAAACAGGACTCTCTGCGCCAGTATTGTGAATAAAAGGCTGCGAATAAAAGGCGGTAAATAAATAGCGCTGAATAAGGCAAGCAGAAACAGAGACGAGGCGGGAGCGATCCCGCCTTGTGCTATACACAATTCAGTGACGATGAAACCAAATGGAACTGGTTTAGTGGAACACAATAAATTTATGCAGTACGGCCACGGGTTAGGGCTGTGGCGTAATCCACGGGAAAATATTAAGCCTGAGACTGATAACTGTACACCGATAAGGGAAGATACCACTTTAAGAGTCGTGTCCGAGGTTGTTTCTGGTATAGGTAAAATATCACCTTACTTTGGTGGTACTGTCGGTGGGTTATTAGAAGGGATGCATGATGTTAACAAGTGAATGTAAGACTTTTATGCGCTGGGTAGGAATAACATTAGTAACTTTTGCATATTATCTGTGGATCTTTCTTGCTATTTTTCCGTTAGATGACAAGAGTCCCATGCTACAAGAGAAGGTGGTTACTATCGAATATCATGAGGCTGTTATAGAAAATATTTACAAGGCCACAGATAATGTTCTTGAGGTTGCTTTAATTGGTTTTCCTGTGTGTATGACTCTGATTCTGATCATTTTCAAAAAGGTTAGGTAGTTGCGTTAAGCAAATCAATTACCAATCGCTGCTGCCGGAAAAGCAGGACTCGCTGCGCCAGTACTGTGAATAAAAGGCTGTGAATAAATAGCGCTGAATAAATAAAAACGCCACGGTAATCACCGTGGCGTTTTCGTTAGTGGGAACCGTGGTTGGGTTAGACAACCCAGCCCAACAGCAGCGTTGCGGCGATGACGGTAGATGCGCCACCGATACGGGTAGCGATCTGTGCAAACGGCATCAGAGACATACGGTTAGAGGCAGACAGAATCGCCACATCACCCGTACCGCCCAGTCCGCTGTGGCACGTGGTCACGATGGACGCTTCAATGGGGTACATATTCAGGTAAGGCGCAATCAGGAAGCTCACCAGCGCCATGGACAGCACCACAGAACCACAGACGATGACATAACCTACAGAGAATACTGCGACAACGCTTTCCAGCGGGATATACAACATGCCCAGCCCGATCATCAGCGGCCACACCAGAGAACTGGATACGAACTTGTAAACGCTGTGTGCGCCAGTTTCCATAATCGCTGGAATCACGCGTCCGTATTTGCAGAAGACGGCGATCAGAATCATCAGAACGGGTCCTGGGATGTGTACCAGTTTCTCAAACAGGCCACCGACGATGAAGAAGGCACAAATCATCAACAGTCCGCCACCCATCAGGTGAAAATCGACCGGCTTTGGTGCTTCGTTTACGGCAAACATCGCGTTGTCTTCATCGCTGCGAACCAGACGGCCTTCGCCGTTCAGATCCTTACGGCGCATACCCAGGCGGGACAGCACGCCAGCACACAGAATCGCGAAGATGTTACCGACAACGGCAGCAGGCGCTAGCTGAGCGACATAGACATCCGGGCTTTCTCCCAGAATGGCAGAATAAGCTAAGGATAACGGCAGGATGCCTTCACCAATGCCGCCACCGATAATGGGCACGATGATGAAGAAGAAAGTGTGATAAACGCTGTAGCCGCACAGCTTACCAACCAGCAAACCGGTTGCCAGCGCGGTTGCGGTACCGATGACCAGCGGGACGAACATGCGCACCATCCCCTGAATCAGAATTTTGCGGTTCATACCCAGAATGCTGCCGACCACCAGACAGGCGATGACGAAATACAGGAAGTTCGCCTCTTTCATCAGCAGGTGGACGGTTTTCATGGTGTTGTCGTTGAACAGCTCAAAATACACCATAACGGAAGGTACCATCAGGCACAGAATGGCCGGGCCGCCGATATCTTTGAACACGGGAATATTGCTGCCAATGTGTGCCAGTAAAAAACCCATT
It encodes:
- a CDS encoding sensor histidine kinase — encoded protein: MGKKKAPLKLGTSVFLMVSVVLGAVLLVVYSLLFFRINQLSEDHLREKAFAIARTFAASPVVIDELKGIGRPEEVQAAAETIRQRNQLLFVTVTDMDTVRHSHPEPERIGEHFAGRDIYPALLGMENTAINRGTLDPALRVFTPVFDSNHKQVGVVALGIALTSVQKVISDNRWMIPWTLLAGALVGWLGTLILVKVLKRIMLGFEPFEISNLFEQRNAMLKHIKEGVIAVDQHGRITVINDEARRLFRQNKPQGSETPASKPTERVSDQWLEHLHLKQVLESGTPRRDEEISFNGHLLLTNTVPVFVKGDIIGAIATFRDKTEISQLLQRLSGMSYYADALRAQSHEFMNKLHVILGMLHLKYYSQLEDYILKTANNYQAEIGSIIRKVKSPVIAGFLLGKINRARDLGITLSISEESLLPDTDDVDATNELITVLGNLIENAMDAIDRQENCEISVSFHHQNGRLHCTVGDDGPGISPESQARIYEQGFSTKGSGRGIGLYLTKQSLEKIGGTIEFESEPEVYTQFFVTIPYQARLFDHD
- the dcuR gene encoding two-component system response regulator DcuR; this encodes MINVLIVDDDAMVAELNKSYLNQVSGFSCYATVPTLQQARNLLMQPDSEIDLVLLDIYMQQDNGLDLLPTIREFSEKTDVIIISSASDVYTIKKALHYGVVDYLIKPFQFSRFEQALTAYREEANLFKHRDFVGQSDIDNLIRRTSSSTVSERKKLPKGLTSLTLRTVCEWIEGNQGIEFSTEMLANAIGISRVSCRKYLIYLSDTGILTTNILYGSTGRPVYLYRLLPEKQDSLRQYCE
- a CDS encoding 2-hydroxycarboxylate transporter family protein, whose translation is MKKIETDILCENDLALETQESFIGGFFKKKIGSVPVALFMAIAAIVAIAAYEGYLPKNMIGGFAVIMTMGFLLAHIGSNIPVFKDIGGPAILCLMVPSVMVYFELFNDNTMKTVHLLMKEANFLYFVIACLVVGSILGMNRKILIQGMVRMFVPLVIGTATALATGLLVGKLCGYSVYHTFFFIIVPIIGGGIGEGILPLSLAYSAILGESPDVYVAQLAPAAVVGNIFAILCAGVLSRLGMRRKDLNGEGRLVRSDEDNAMFAVNEAPKPVDFHLMGGGLLMICAFFIVGGLFEKLVHIPGPVLMILIAVFCKYGRVIPAIMETGAHSVYKFVSSSLVWPLMIGLGMLYIPLESVVAVFSVGYVIVCGSVVLSMALVSFLIAPYLNMYPIEASIVTTCHSGLGGTGDVAILSASNRMSLMPFAQIATRIGGASTVIAATLLLGWVV